Part of the Spirochaeta lutea genome is shown below.
GATCTCCAATAAACCCCCGGATCAGGAGCATCCCTACGGCCATGAACGGGCCGAAACGATCGCCACGAAACTCCTGTCCTTTATTATTGCCTTCGCGGGGTTTCAGCTGCTGGTATCCACTGTGGGACAGCTGATCTCCGGGGAGGCGGTGCAGGTTCCCGGGATTGCGGCCCTGGTGGTGACGGCGGTGAGCATTCTCGGCAAGGCCGGGCTGGCGTTGTACAAGGGACGGGCCGGCAGGGCCATTGATTCGCCCATGCTAGTGGCCGACGCAAAGAATATGCGCAACGATATTCTGCTGAGCGCCGGGGTACTGGCGGGGGTCGGGCTGACCTTGGCTCTTGAGCTGCCGGTTTTGGACAGGATTCTGGCCCTGATAATCAGTTTGTTCATTATTAAAACGGGGATTCAAATTTTTCTGGAAACCTCGGTGGAGCTTATGGACGGGATGAATGATCCCGAGCTCTACCGCCGGGTTTTTGCGGCGGTGCACCGGGTGGACGGCGCCCAACATCCCCATAAGGCCCGGATCCGGCGGATCAATACCCAGCTGATGGTCGAACTGGATGTGGAGGTCGACTCTGCCATGACGGTGCGCCAGGGACACGGGATCGCCAACCAGGTGGAGAGGCAGATCCGCCAGGCTATTCCCCATGTGTACGATGTGCTGATTCACATCGAGCCCCTGGGAGTACATCATAGCCAGGAGGCCTACGGACTCTGCGAGGCTGATGTAGAGTTGGAATCACCCGAGGGAAAAGCCTCGAGCTGAGCCGCCGCATCCACCCCACCCTCAGCTTGACCAAACCCGGGTCGGGTATTACCATGGGCAGACCCCTCCCCAATGCATACACATAGCAGCGGAACCTGGTGAATCCGGCTGATGGGCAGCCGGAACTGATTAACACAGGAGTTTGCTATGTCTCAGAAGCAACGGACCAGATGTTCCAAAAGAACGCCTATTCTACCCGTCTACCCCCGGCATAAGGCAGCGAAGGCCTTTTTGCGACAAAACAGGTTGCAGCCCTACATTCCCCGGGCCAGGCGCCGGTACACTCACGCCATGATTACCTACCTACACCGCTGCACCCTGCATAACTACCATCAGATCCTCGCCAGCAAGGATTGGACCTGCATGTACTGCGGCGCCCACGGCGGTCCAGGGGACGGCCAGGAGCCGGGCATCCAGGACACTGAGGATCCCCGGGGAGCCACCGCCACCTGCCCGGTCTGCATGGTTGATGCCCTGGTAGGCAGTGCCACGGGCTTCCAGGTACGCAGCCCCTACCTCATTGCCCTCTGCTGCCGGACCTGGTTCAGGACCTACGGGTACATCGAGGATCGCGAGCCGGGCACCCTGACCTTCCGCACCGTTTACGTGGATTAGTCCGACACCTGGCAGCCGATTGACCGCCGGGGTTTTAACGGGAGACTCTTTACCGGGAAGGGATCCAGGCCGTGTGGGCAAGTCCCCGGAGATCTAACCGAGGCCCCAGGTTTTTCTGTCAAACAGCCGGCCGGTCCCGAGCCTAGTCCCAGGGGAAGCCGTTCAGATGTTCAGATCTTCCAGCCAACGCCCCCCTTAGCGCCATCAAGACCCGAAGACCGCCCAGCGGTTCTTGCCTGCGGCCTTGGCCTGGTAGAGAGCCTGATCTCCCTGCTGGATAAGGGTCTGCCAGGGGGTTTGGTGGCGGTACCGGGCGATGCCGATGCTGCAGGAGAGCCCCGGCGCCTCGGGAGGGGTTGCTGGAGGCTTGGCGTGATCCGGGGTGTTGAGCCGGATTACCTCCATCAGACTTTCTTGGCGGGAAAAGGCGTCAATAATTCGCCGGGCGCTTTGGATTGCGTCTTTCAGGGTGATTTCAATGAGCAGGATAACAAATTCATCCCCCCCGAACCGGGCGATCTGATCGCTCTGGCGGCATTGGCTGGTCAGGATGCCTGCAAAATGCTGGAGTACCAGGTCGCCCGCCCAGTGGCCG
Proteins encoded:
- a CDS encoding cation diffusion facilitator family transporter, which encodes MSRTTDTPMNSQMDPPGVEEGRTSREREHRVRVQTRVSLVGILGNGILAAGKITVGFLTGSMAVVGDGIDSASDIITSVIGLFAARISNKPPDQEHPYGHERAETIATKLLSFIIAFAGFQLLVSTVGQLISGEAVQVPGIAALVVTAVSILGKAGLALYKGRAGRAIDSPMLVADAKNMRNDILLSAGVLAGVGLTLALELPVLDRILALIISLFIIKTGIQIFLETSVELMDGMNDPELYRRVFAAVHRVDGAQHPHKARIRRINTQLMVELDVEVDSAMTVRQGHGIANQVERQIRQAIPHVYDVLIHIEPLGVHHSQEAYGLCEADVELESPEGKASS